The genomic interval TATGGTATGTTTTATTTTAGTGATGCCGACATCTTTGTTTACGTCCAGTCCCTCTATTCATTTTTTGCGCCCCCTTTTGCGGCCGTGTTCCTTTTAGGGATTCTATGGCGCAGGATCAATGGTAAAGGGGCACTTTGGGCTGTCTCCTTGGGTTTCGTCTTAGGTATCGCCCTTAAAGTTTGCGTCGGGATGGGTGTCTTTGATAATAACTTTTTCCCTTGGCTCAACTCTTTCCTCAATCAAGCGGCAGTTAACTGGGCTTTTTGTATGCTTGTTTGCCTTGTGGTGAGCTTGATGACTGAGCCTCCACCCGCAGAAAAAGTGGCAGATAATTTAACCATTAATTGGCGCAAGCTCAATATTTTTGATGGCGTTTCAGGCAGTAAATGGTATCACAACATTCTCTTGTGGTGGGGGATATTTGTGGTCATTATCATTGCATTAGTAATTAGATTTTGGTAGAGAATGATGATGAAAAAATTTAGTGATCATACCGTGATTATTTCCGGAGCGGCTGGCGATATAGGTCGTGAAACTGTATTAGAATTTGCCCGCTTAGGAGCGGATATTGCGGCGGGTGATATTGTGCCCTTTGAGCAAATTAGAGAACTCAAAAATCAAGTTGAAGTACTCGGTCGTCGTTTTCACTATCAAAAATGTGATGTGACTTGTGATCAAGAAGTCAATCATTGGATTGATACAGTCAAACAGGAGCTCACTTTACCTGACATAGTGGTTAGCAATGCTGGTGTCACTAAAGAGATGGACCTTAGACAAATAAGTTATGAAGAGTGGCAACGACAAATAAGTATCAATTTAAACGGAGCGTTTAATTTACTTGTGAACTGTGCTAATCGCTTAGCTGCTACAAAGAAAGCGGGTCGCATGGTTGTAGTTGGCAGTTGGGCGGCGGAGCAGGTTCATAGAACCCTGCCAGCCTATTGTACGAGTAAAGCAGGTTTGCGCATGTTGATGAAAAACTTGGCCAGTGAGTATGCACAAGATCAAATTTTGGTCAACGAAATTGCGCCTGGGGTTGTGGACGCAGGCTTAAGTGCCAAAATTTTTAGAGAAAGTCCCGAGATTAAGGAGGACTTAATCAAGCAAATACCAGTGGGGCGCTTTTTAGATCCATTAGATGTAGCGCAACAAATTGCCTATTTGAGTTCTTTTGAGAACCTTCACGTCACTGGAACCGTCATGCTAATGGATGGTGGCCTTAGTCTAAATAGATGTAGATCTACAAAAAAAGAATAGTGTAATGAATTTTGATTTTACGGATCCGCAAGGCTTTAGCGGAAGCATTGGCGTAGCTAGACGAGATATAACGCCACCACTTGGCATCTATTCAAGGTGCTGGGGTGCCGCCAAATTTGACTGTGCTGTCGGCATTCACAGACCCTTTACTGTTACCGCAATGGTTTGCGAGGCTGATGATGATTTAGGCCCTTTTGCGCTTTTAGCATTCGATGGCTTTCTCTGGTCAGATCCAGAAGATGAATGGCTCTGTCGCCAAGCGGTAATTGAACATCTAAAGACAGACCAAAGTCGAGTCATTATAAGTGTTTCGCATTCTCACGCAGCTGTGCAACTCACGCGCGATAATAAGAACAAGCCTGGAGGCGAATTCATTGAGCCCTATATTCAACATTTGAAAGAACAATTTGTCGAAGTGTCTTTAGAAGCTCGTGAAAGAGTACAAAAATCAAAATTAGACTGGATTGTATCACGATGTGATTTAGCGACAAATCGCGACCTAAAAACACCTGAAGAGAATCGCTTTGTGGTGGGGTATAATCCAGACAAGAAAGTTGATGATACAGTTCTTGTAGGTCGCGTAAGTAATCGTGAGGGAATGGTCTGTGGTGTTCTCGTTAACTACGCTTGTCATCCCACAACTTTAGCTTGGGAAAATGATCACTTATCGCCTGATTATGTGGGAGCTTTGCGCGAAAGTATAGAAGAGCAATACCCCGAGGCGCTGTCTATGTTTCTGATAGGGGCCTGTGGCGACTTGGCACCGGCACATCAATATGTGGGGGATTTGGAAGTGGCCGACAAGCATGGTCGACGTTTAGCTTATTCGGTATTGCAGGCCTTAGAATCATCAGCACCTGCGCATCAACTTTATCTTAAAGAAATCAAAGAATCAGGGGCTCCTTTAGCCGTTTGGGATAGCCAGGTAATTGACTTTCCTAACCATAGCCAAGCACTTAAATGTGAGGTGCCCATAAAAATCAAAAAAGAATGGCTAGATATTACCGCCATTGAGAATGAACTCGCGGCTACAGATGACCGTGTTTTACAAGAGCGCTTACTCAGAAAATTACGCGTTAGAAAATCCTTGAATAATGTAGAGAATTTCACTTTAAATGCCTGGGTGTGGCGTTTGGGAGATGTGATTATCGTCGGCAGTTCTGCAGAGCATTATTCATGGTTGCAAGTAAGCCTAAGGCAGGAGTTTCCTCATTTGCCAATTCTCGTTTTAAATCTCATCAATGGAGCCAATGGCTACCTTCCCGAAAAAGAACTTTACCAGCAGGATATTTACTCTGTATGGCAGACACCTTTTGCCGAGGGGGGCTTGGAATCAATGAAAGAAATCATGGTAGAAAAAATTAATTTTCTCTTATCTGGAAAAATGTAGAAATGGACAAAAAATGAAAATAACAAAGATAGAAACTCATGTTTGCAATGCAAAGATGCGGAACTGGATTTTTGTAAAAGTGTGTACGGATCAACCAGGCTTGTATGGCTGGGGTGAAGCGACACTGGAGTGGCACACGCGCGGCGTTGTGGGAGCCATTGAAGATCTCAGTCAACTTTTAATAGGTGAAGACCCCACTCGAATTGAGTACCTCTGGCAAATGATGTATCGCCAGCACTTCTGGCATGGCAACGGCATTGTTAGATCCACAGCTATTGCAGGTATAGATATAGCCTTATGGGATATCCTAGGCAAAAGTCTGGGTGTTCCCTGTAGTAAACTTTGGGGTGGACCGGTACGTGACCACATCAGAACTTACGCACACCTCGGGGGTGGCAAGATGGAAGATTTTTATGAGACAGCGGATGACGATCACAAACGTTTTGCCGAATTAGCACAAGAAGCTGTTGAAAAAGGCTACACGGCTTTCAAAACCATGGCTGTACCTAGCACTATGCCGATTGAAGGCTCGAAAGCTGTCAACTACGCAGTCAATAACGTGGCCGCCATGCGCGAAGCCGTGGGCGAAAATATTGATATTATGGTGGATTGCCATGCGCGACCTTCCCCAGCAATGGGGATGAAATTTGGTAAGGCCTTAGAGCCCTTTAACTTATATTTTTACGAAGAGCCTTGTTGGCCTGAAAGTGTGGAAGGCTTAAGTATGATTAATAAAGCTTTAACGACGCCAGTGGCGACGGGTGAACGCCTCACACATCTTGCTCAATTTAAGACTTTGTTTGAAGCACGAGGCGCTGAGATTTGTCAGCTCGACATTACCCATTGTGGTGGTTTGAGTGAAGCAAAGCGAATTGCGGCCCTCGCAGAAGCGCATCGCATTGCTTTAGCGCCACATAATCCTCAGGGACCGATCAGTACAGCGGCATCATTAGAATTTGGTTTTTCGCAGCCGAGTTACATCATTTGCGAAACTGTGACGGAAGATGTTCCGTGGCGTAAAGATATTGTTTCTGAGGGCTTCACGATTGAACCCAAAGGTCAGATTGTCTACCCAAATACCAAGCCCGGTCTCGGTATCGAAATTAACGAAGAAGAAATTAAGAAGCACCCCTTTAAGCAAGAAGTCTTACAAAGAAGCTTTAACGAAGATAATAGCATTGGAGATTGGTAATGAATAAAGCAGAAAGAATTTTTGAACACAATAGAAAGTTTATCCCAGGTGGCGTAGTTTCCCTCAATCGCAGTATTGATCCTGTGCGCTCTTTTGTAAAAGCGGAAGGCGCATACCTCTATGATGTTGATGGTAATAAATACATCGATTATCATGCGGCTTTTTCTCCTCATCTTTTGGGGCATAATGAAGCTGGAGTCAATCAAGCTGTTGTGGATTCCATTCAAAATAATGAATCACTCATGGGCGCTGGTCCAACTCTATGGGAAGGTGAACTCGCTGAATTACTGTGCACACTTGTACCTAATCTCGATAGTGTGCAGATCACCAACACGGGTTCAGAAGCAACTTTTCACGCCATTCGTTTAGCCCGTTCCGTTACGGGTCGCGACGAAGTGATTATTATGCAAGGTGGTTACAATGGTTGGCACAATGATGTGGCCTTTAACTTGATGGATCCACTCGACAAGATTGATGGCTGGAAGCCAGGTAAAGAATGCCCCCTCAATGCCATGAGTGCAGGTATACCTTCTACACAGTCAAAGTTACTTCATGCGGTTCAATACAATGATCTACAAGCGATCGAAAACTTATTAAAAACAAATAAAATTGCAGCTATTTTGATGGAGCCGATTTTACAGAATATCGGTATCATTAAGCCCCAAGAAGGCTTTCTCGAAGGCATTCGTGAACTTTGTGATACTCATGGAACATTACTCGTTTTTGACGAAGTGAAAACGGGATTTCGCCACGCCTTAGCCGGTTATCAATCTATTTGTGGAGTTCGCCCAGACTTATGCTCATTTGGTAAAGCAGTGGCCAATGGTTACCCCTTGGGGGTGATTGGTGGTAAGAAAGAAATCATGGATTACTTCATTCACCCAGATCCTCAAAAGCGCGTCATGGTAGCGGGAACATACAATGCTCACCCCACACCTGTGGCTGCAGCCATTGCCACACTTAAAATTTTACGTGATCGCGAAGCCGAGGTTTACGGTCATCTCGAGACTTTAGGAGCGAGAATGGAAGAGGGCTTAAATGAGATCTTTAAGGCGCATGATTTTAAGACCACAACCATACGCCAAGGTTCAGCCTTTGTGACTTACTTTATGGATCACGCTCCGCAAAATTGGACTGATGTCATTAGCCACAACGACATGGCTCTTGATAAGCGCTATCGCGAAGCCTTAATCGAAAAAGGGATCTTTCACTTCCCGACGGCAACTAAACAGGGTAGTATATCTTTTGCGCATACAGCAGAAGATATTGAAGAAACACTTCGTCTAACTGAAGCAGTTGTAGCAAAGCTCAAGTAAGAGCTCTAGGTGGATTGTAAACTTACGGTTATTGACTATAGCGTTTCCGAACTGGGCGAGAGCCCAGTTTGGGATCACCGTAACAATTGTTTTTATTGGTTGGATGTCCTAAAGGGAAAGGTGTTTTCCTATCAAAAGGGACATAAACCCCAACTGCGAATTCAGCTACCGTATTCAATAGGAGCTTTAGCTCTCTGTGATGATATCAATATATTACTCTTGGCGACGGAGCGTGGCTTAGCTTTTTACGATCTTCAACAATCTAAATTCAAAAAGATCTGTGACCCTGAGCAAGGTTTGAGTGAAAACCGTTTTAATGATGCTAAATGCGACGCCCAAGGGCGCTTCTGGGCAGGTACGATGGCCAAAAATGGCCGGGGAACTGAAGGCCACCTTTACTGCCTTAAGGGCGATCAAAGAATCAAGACTAAGTTGTCTAATATCAATTGTTCCAATGGTCTTGCCTGGTCTGAAGATAAGATGTATTACATCGACACGGGACAGGGGGGCATAGATGAGTTCGATTATGATCCTTTGAGTGGGAATATAAGCAATCGTCGCCGACTTTTTTCTTTGAAAGTCGAGGAGGGCTTACTCGATGGTATGAGCATGGATCAAGATGGCTTGCTGTGGGTTGCTCTGTGGGGAGCTGGAGCAGTGATTGCTGTGGATCCCGCTAAAGCAGAGGAGGTAGATCGCATTTCTCTACCTGTGAGCCAAATAACATCGTGCACTTTTGGAGGGAAAGACTTATCGACACTTTTTATCACAACGGCGAGCATCGGGATCAAGCAAAAAGAAGAGCCTTTGGCGGGTCATGTCTTTACTTACCAAATGCCAAATAAAGGGCAACAAACACATTTTTATAAACTGGCTAGATAAAGGAGCCCTTCATGTCTAAAGATTTTCATAACTATAGGATCAATATTTTATGTAATGTCATGATAATAAGTTTTCTTATGATCGCCACTGCTAGGAGTTCTACTCGCATTAGCCAAAAGCAAGATTATATCCTGCTAGAGAATTCTTTGATCACTTTACGTTTAGATAGTCGAGATGGCAGTATAGGTCAAATAACTGATAAAAAATTAGAATCGAGCTATCTTTTTAAAGGAAAATCCCTCGTGTTTTCGACCGATAAAGGTGAGGTGAAAGGTTTAGAAATTGAGTCAATTCAAACAAGTTCGCATGCGGTGATTTTTCATTTGCGAAATAGGCAATTTGAAGTGGCTTTGCACTACACCTTGGGTGATGATGATCACTTTGCGGAGAAGTTTTTTGTGATCAGTGAGCGCAATCAGCAGAGTTTTTATATCAAGGACCTGGTTTTAGAAAATATGACGCAGGCTGAACCTTTTGAGGAGATTCATTTTCACGACGATAATAGCATTTGGCAATGTCCGATCAATCTCTTTTTGAGGACTGATAAGGGAGGGTGTTTTGCTGGTTTAGCCTATCCCTATTGGAACTTAGAAGAGAGAGGGAAGACGGGCTTTAGTCTGGGTTTCTCAGCCAATTTTAAAGTTGCAGCAGGTGCAAGTTTTCATAGTGAAAAATACTTTATCGGAGTTTATCGAAATGAAGGCATTTATCGTTATTCTCAAGGCCCTTATCCGGGGGCTAAGCCGAATCCCTACATGAGTTTTTCTGGTGCTGGCGTAGCGCAACACTTTAAGGGGCAAATGCCAGCGCAGGCGGTTAAGTCAGAAGTCCTCGATTGGGGAGAAGTCTGGGCGATGCAAAAGTACATGCGCCATGCCTTACCAGATTTACCTTTGCCAGAGAAGGGTTATTGGGTATGGCAAAATGGTTGGTGGGCTAAGCTGTGGGATATAAAAACAGAAATACTCGATCAGCTTAAGTTATCGGGGATTCACGATATCATGACTGCTCATACTTGGTTTGGTCGTGGGAACCATCCGATTAACCCACCGTATCTTAATCAAATGAGAACACAGCCTCTAGGTTTTCCCAAAGACAAAGGTTTGGCGGGGATGCCTGGTCCAGCGGGACCATCGGCAGGCTTGCATAGTAAGCACGAAGAAGTCTCCTTGGATCAATTTATAGCGGATCAATTTAGCGATGAATTTGTGGCGCCACCGGCAATGGAAGACTTTTATAATTACGGCAAAAAGATAGGCGTTCATGTTTCGAGTTTTTCTTTGCCAGGGCTGTATTTCGAGGATCGACCTGAGTGGGCTTCACGTCAACAGGGTGGCAAAGTTACGGAATATCTATTTGGAGCACAAGTAGATTGTCCCGCATGCGATGAATATATGGCACATCATTTAAAGGTACTGCATCACGTTTTTAAAAAATATAAACCGCGTTGGTGGGGCTTTGATGGGCGATGGTTGAGCTATTGGGAAGTACCAAAGTATCGACCTGGTTCAGCTGGCCTAGGCTTTGATACCTGTTACGCCACAAATCATGGTCATCCACCAGGTGATAATCTTTACAAAGAATGGAAGAATATAGAGAGATTTCTGCGCGAAATTCGCAGTACTTATCCATCGATGTGTCTAGAAATGTATTATGGTATGAAGCGCGGGGGACCGTGGGCAATGCGTTA from Lentisphaera araneosa HTCC2155 carries:
- a CDS encoding SDR family NAD(P)-dependent oxidoreductase, encoding MMMKKFSDHTVIISGAAGDIGRETVLEFARLGADIAAGDIVPFEQIRELKNQVEVLGRRFHYQKCDVTCDQEVNHWIDTVKQELTLPDIVVSNAGVTKEMDLRQISYEEWQRQISINLNGAFNLLVNCANRLAATKKAGRMVVVGSWAAEQVHRTLPAYCTSKAGLRMLMKNLASEYAQDQILVNEIAPGVVDAGLSAKIFRESPEIKEDLIKQIPVGRFLDPLDVAQQIAYLSSFENLHVTGTVMLMDGGLSLNRCRSTKKE
- the dgoD gene encoding galactonate dehydratase, which produces MKITKIETHVCNAKMRNWIFVKVCTDQPGLYGWGEATLEWHTRGVVGAIEDLSQLLIGEDPTRIEYLWQMMYRQHFWHGNGIVRSTAIAGIDIALWDILGKSLGVPCSKLWGGPVRDHIRTYAHLGGGKMEDFYETADDDHKRFAELAQEAVEKGYTAFKTMAVPSTMPIEGSKAVNYAVNNVAAMREAVGENIDIMVDCHARPSPAMGMKFGKALEPFNLYFYEEPCWPESVEGLSMINKALTTPVATGERLTHLAQFKTLFEARGAEICQLDITHCGGLSEAKRIAALAEAHRIALAPHNPQGPISTAASLEFGFSQPSYIICETVTEDVPWRKDIVSEGFTIEPKGQIVYPNTKPGLGIEINEEEIKKHPFKQEVLQRSFNEDNSIGDW
- a CDS encoding aspartate aminotransferase family protein, whose product is MNKAERIFEHNRKFIPGGVVSLNRSIDPVRSFVKAEGAYLYDVDGNKYIDYHAAFSPHLLGHNEAGVNQAVVDSIQNNESLMGAGPTLWEGELAELLCTLVPNLDSVQITNTGSEATFHAIRLARSVTGRDEVIIMQGGYNGWHNDVAFNLMDPLDKIDGWKPGKECPLNAMSAGIPSTQSKLLHAVQYNDLQAIENLLKTNKIAAILMEPILQNIGIIKPQEGFLEGIRELCDTHGTLLVFDEVKTGFRHALAGYQSICGVRPDLCSFGKAVANGYPLGVIGGKKEIMDYFIHPDPQKRVMVAGTYNAHPTPVAAAIATLKILRDREAEVYGHLETLGARMEEGLNEIFKAHDFKTTTIRQGSAFVTYFMDHAPQNWTDVISHNDMALDKRYREALIEKGIFHFPTATKQGSISFAHTAEDIEETLRLTEAVVAKLK
- a CDS encoding SMP-30/gluconolactonase/LRE family protein, producing the protein MDCKLTVIDYSVSELGESPVWDHRNNCFYWLDVLKGKVFSYQKGHKPQLRIQLPYSIGALALCDDINILLLATERGLAFYDLQQSKFKKICDPEQGLSENRFNDAKCDAQGRFWAGTMAKNGRGTEGHLYCLKGDQRIKTKLSNINCSNGLAWSEDKMYYIDTGQGGIDEFDYDPLSGNISNRRRLFSLKVEEGLLDGMSMDQDGLLWVALWGAGAVIAVDPAKAEEVDRISLPVSQITSCTFGGKDLSTLFITTASIGIKQKEEPLAGHVFTYQMPNKGQQTHFYKLAR
- a CDS encoding LamG domain-containing protein — translated: MSKDFHNYRINILCNVMIISFLMIATARSSTRISQKQDYILLENSLITLRLDSRDGSIGQITDKKLESSYLFKGKSLVFSTDKGEVKGLEIESIQTSSHAVIFHLRNRQFEVALHYTLGDDDHFAEKFFVISERNQQSFYIKDLVLENMTQAEPFEEIHFHDDNSIWQCPINLFLRTDKGGCFAGLAYPYWNLEERGKTGFSLGFSANFKVAAGASFHSEKYFIGVYRNEGIYRYSQGPYPGAKPNPYMSFSGAGVAQHFKGQMPAQAVKSEVLDWGEVWAMQKYMRHALPDLPLPEKGYWVWQNGWWAKLWDIKTEILDQLKLSGIHDIMTAHTWFGRGNHPINPPYLNQMRTQPLGFPKDKGLAGMPGPAGPSAGLHSKHEEVSLDQFIADQFSDEFVAPPAMEDFYNYGKKIGVHVSSFSLPGLYFEDRPEWASRQQGGKVTEYLFGAQVDCPACDEYMAHHLKVLHHVFKKYKPRWWGFDGRWLSYWEVPKYRPGSAGLGFDTCYATNHGHPPGDNLYKEWKNIERFLREIRSTYPSMCLEMYYGMKRGGPWAMRYFNADENYYETNGVMMNRFQAWHNGNDRFRPVYKNMAAVVGKSPKDFKKSLLSTISVTSYAKFGEGFHALALEENRQFLKEWRAWATENHAYLKVKRDLFDCPGFQAIDGSAHMIKDRGYFFLFSPKHKGDDVRASIPINRWIQLDEAPGQLYQIKELYPNKGKVLATVAYGEKFLYDMPKDAAVVLSLQPVSKKTQSTIQVDLQDKRQVIEAFSSEGAEQRVFASDRFYNFDKIDEKTSTVANQLSSEHPARLSGQTLTYGVNDKALQFKLGDQGVLLGDLGMESPVTVSFWIKSDTLQNDGRILSQLEGPSHQKGALRIVGEQLQLWNAKAWSMVVSGLSHKSVWQHIAIVYHKDGTVSGYLNGRNSHTLNGSFDFKGVKAGLGTPFLGQWGKPFVGILDDLRITQGALNQECIYKLIYNNK